One part of the Nematostella vectensis chromosome 8, jaNemVect1.1, whole genome shotgun sequence genome encodes these proteins:
- the LOC5507237 gene encoding delta-aminolevulinic acid dehydratase-like yields MSFSFGAALKSGFQHAVTRQWQSTNTSLTPHNLIYPLFISDDPDGLEHIASLPGQARVGINNLEKVVKPLVDKGLSSVLVFGVISKLEKDGNASNADSDLCPTILGIKKLHSLFPDLLIICDVCLCPFTDHGHCGILNADGSLHNGQSIQRLAQIALAYAKAGCHVVAPSDMMDNRVAAIKQILAANGYGSKVAVLSYSAKFASSFYGPFRDAAKSAPAFGDRRCYQLPPGARGLAMRAVDRDVQEGADMLMVKPGMPYLDIVRDTKNKYPDLPLAIYQVSGEYAMLHHGAQAGAFSLKNIVMESLVSMRRAGADIIITYFVPQLLDWLQE; encoded by the exons ATGAGTTTCTCATTTGGCGCAGCGCTCAAAAGTGGCTTTCAACACGCCGTGACGCGACAATGGCAATCCACAAACACCAGCCTGACTCCTCATAACCTTATCTACCCATTATTTATATC GGACGACCCTGATGGCCTGGAGCATATTGCTAGTTTGCCTGGACAAGCTAG AGTTGGTATCAACAATTTGGAAAAAGTTGTAAAACCTTTGGTGGACAAGGGCTTATCAAGTGTTCTAGTGTTTGGTGTCATATCGAAACTTGAGAAG GACGGTAATGCATCCAATGCTGACTCTGatttgtgccctacaatcctTGGGATAAAGAAACTGCATTCACTTTTCCCAGATCTATTGATAATTTGTGATGTTTGTCTTTGTCCATTTACTGACCATGGGCACTGTG GTATTCTAAATGCTGATGGCTCTTTACACAATGGACAGAGCATCCAACGGCTGGCTCAGATTGCACTGGCGTATGCTAAGGCAG GATGTCATGTTGTGGCTCCATCTGACATGATGGATAACAGAGTTGCTGCCATCAAGCAGATCCTGGCGGCGAATGGTTATGGCAGCAAAGTGGCTGTTCTGAGTTATAGTGCAAAGTTTGCCTCAAGCTTTTATGGACCTTTCAG GGACGCTGCTAAGAGCGCCCCTGCATTTGGTGATCGTCGCTGTTATCAGCTTCCCCCTGGAGCTAGAGGCCTAGCCATGAGAGCTGTG GATCGTGATGTCCAGGAAGGAGCCGACATGTTGATGGTGAAACCAGGAATGCCGTACCTGGATATCGTACGAGATACAAAAAACAAG TATCCAGACCTACCATTGGCTATATACCAG GTCTCAGGGGAGTATGCAATGCTTCACCATGGTGCTCAGGCGGGAGCATTCAGCTTGAAGAACATCGTGATGGAAAGTTTGGTCAGCATGAGGCGTGCAG gtgctgacatcatcatcacatacTTTGTGCCTCAGCTTCTTGATTGGTTACAAGAGTAA
- the LOC116614605 gene encoding sialidase-like, which translates to MDTSMHRTSDPICSMDSSIYRTSEPCNGLDVPKHPTIEHIHTMDDTIVSVDGPSDSEDTSKREENYSVETFKTPSCNESNSVKTIVTAIHYSSGSVRMMSRAGLATNETNLTTDTPIYRISERDSANHGSADTIANTTMENIGSADITANTTIEHFGSADTASHNTNEDIGSADRASHITSEYIGSTDTASHITIEHIGSADTASHITSEHIGSADTASHITSEHIGSADTASHITSEHIGSADTASHITSEHIGSADTASHITSEHIGSADTASHITSEHIGSADTASHITSEHIGSADTASHITSEYIGTTDKLLLVPKHTKKHRVTPATLSPKKTKKQSNITSPPVAYNLYVAGRNKVGAKGFSKRSVIRPWYDLRGKRLVVKLALLIAYVLVIIVTTPFLVIALMICCVSYFTPDDEEVVAAMRKKTPGKAPV; encoded by the coding sequence ATGGACACTTCTATGCATCGCACAAGTGACCCTATTTGCTCGATGGACTCATCTATTTATCGAACTAGTGAACCTTGCAACGGTTTAGATGTTCCGAAACATCCCACAATTGAACACATTCACACGATGGATGACACCATAGTTTCCGTGGATGGACCTTCTGACAGCGAAGACACCTCCAAACGTGAAGAAAATTACTCCGTTGAAACGTTTAAAACGCCTTCATGCAACGAAAGCAATTCGGTTAAAAcgatagtcacagctatacaTTACTCGAGCGGGTCTGTTAGAATGATGAGCAGGGCTGGTCTCGCCACAAATGAGACTAATCTGACGACCGACACACCTATATACCGCATAAGTGAGCGTGACTCTGCTAATCACGGTAGTGCGGACACTATTGCTAACACCACTATGGAAAATATTGGCAGTGCGGACATCACTGCTAACACGACTATCGAGCATTTTGGCAGTGCGGACACGGCTAGTCACAACACAAACGAAGATATTGGCAGTGCGGACAGGGCTAGTCACATTACAAGCGAGTATATTGGCAGTACGGACACAGCTAGTCACATTACAATCGAGCATATTGGCAGTGCGGACACGGCTAGTCACATTACAAGCGAGCATATTGGCAGTGCGGACACGGCTAGCCACATTACAAGCGAGCATATTGGCAGTGCGGACACGGCTAGTCACATTACAAGCGAGCATATTGGCAGTGCGGACACGGCTAGCCACATTACAAGCGAGCATATTGGCAGTGCGGACACGGCTAGTCACATTACAAGCGAGCATATTGGCAGTGCGGACACGGCTAGCCACATTACAAGCGAGCATATTGGCAGTGCGGACACGGCTAGTCACATTACAAGCGAGCATATTGGCAGTGCGGACACGGCTAGTCACATTACAAGCGAGTATATTGGCACTACGGACAAGCTTCTTTTAGTCCCAAAACACACAAAGAAACACCGTGTAACCCCAGCAACGCTGTCCCCTAAAAAAACCAAGAAACAAAGCAACATTACAAGCCCGCCAGTTGCATACAATCTGTACGTAGCCGGAAGAAACAAAGTTGGCGCAAAAGGCTTCTCAAAGCGATCGGTAATACGTCCGTGGTACGACTTAAGGGGGAAAAGACTCGTGGTAAAATTAGCTCTTTTGATTGCTTACGTATTGGTGATCATCGTTACCACCCCGTTTCTTGTCATTGCTCTAATGATTTGCTGTGTGAGCTATTTTACTCCAGACGATGAAGAGGTAGTTGCGGCTATGAGAAAAAAGACACCAGGAAAGGCTCCCGTTTGA